A single region of the Pyxidicoccus trucidator genome encodes:
- a CDS encoding ADOP family duplicated permease: MTVPRLPLRLLRAWLPYAERDEVIAELSAEFSARAAREGHGAARAWLWRQALGSLPPLARRTFSRGWTGFEPASSRLRPGGPPMESFIMDLRYAARRLRTRPSYALLAILTLAIGVGGTAAAFGLVRGLLLTPLPYPAEERLGLFWQPGDWSEREYLHLSSDWAGFSGVAAFRTKELPLRRGPQASPELVTAVSTTATLFDVLGVRPVLGRGFEPNEDRPGSAPAVVLSDGLYADLGGQPSLVGSTVELDGATHTVVGVMPRGFWFPDPTVRAWVAEPMNPEDGSGNYALVGRRAPGTDGPALDLALKRFGARLLERFQYPPAWDKSRRPALTPLREHLLGPLQAPLLATLAAMAVLLLIACANVAALMLGQVDSRATELAVRMALGADSRRMTQQLLAEALLLGLASAGVGAVIAAQGFRLLTEALPLGPLAPRGSLDWGVFSAALVLALVAAFGVALLPARSLRKSDPQRALSKSRTGGVGARGGRTEGALVVGQVALAVLLTAGAALLVRSVANLRGIDSGLDTGRVAVLDVVMEGNVAREARPRLLADLEATLATLPGVRAVGITQKLPLRGAGEDWGLAIEGKPDLPASTTYVRLVSPGYFEAIGIQLLDGRLLSASDRVDTERAVVINRALAKKYFPGENPIGQRINMGLEGLERIVGVVEDVAEAGLTDGSVPARYMLHAQVAGMTMTRQALVLRAQPGHDPASLLEAARRQLAAAAPSVAVQRGTTLDAVFAQAIGPARQVMAVLTFLTALAVVLGAVGVYGVTSHFVRRRQRDFGICIALGLRPSRVVAQVVGRGGKLVLLGSALGTVAALVLARLLSSFLYGVSAVDPLSLVGSTLGLLAVGVAAALLPAWRASRLDPAVVFREG, translated from the coding sequence GTGACGGTCCCCCGTCTGCCTCTGCGGCTGTTGCGGGCGTGGCTGCCGTACGCCGAGCGGGACGAGGTGATTGCCGAGCTGTCCGCCGAGTTCTCGGCCCGTGCGGCCCGCGAGGGCCACGGCGCCGCACGCGCGTGGCTGTGGCGGCAGGCGCTCGGCTCGTTGCCGCCGCTGGCGCGGCGGACGTTCTCCCGTGGTTGGACCGGCTTCGAGCCCGCCTCCAGCCGTCTACGCCCTGGAGGCCCCCCGATGGAGAGCTTCATCATGGACCTGCGGTACGCGGCGCGCCGGCTGCGCACCCGCCCGAGCTACGCGCTGCTGGCCATCCTCACCCTCGCCATCGGCGTGGGCGGGACGGCGGCGGCCTTCGGGCTGGTGCGAGGGCTGCTGCTGACGCCGCTGCCGTACCCCGCGGAGGAGCGGCTCGGCCTGTTCTGGCAGCCCGGGGACTGGTCCGAGCGCGAGTACCTCCACCTCTCGTCCGACTGGGCCGGCTTCAGCGGCGTCGCGGCCTTCCGCACCAAGGAGCTCCCGCTCCGTCGCGGCCCGCAGGCGTCCCCCGAGCTGGTGACGGCCGTCTCCACCACCGCCACGCTCTTCGACGTCCTCGGAGTCCGCCCGGTGCTGGGCCGCGGCTTCGAGCCCAACGAAGACCGGCCGGGCTCCGCGCCCGCGGTGGTCCTCAGCGATGGGCTCTACGCGGACCTCGGCGGGCAGCCCTCGCTCGTGGGCTCCACGGTGGAGCTCGACGGCGCGACGCACACGGTGGTGGGCGTCATGCCCAGGGGCTTCTGGTTCCCCGACCCGACGGTGCGCGCCTGGGTGGCGGAGCCGATGAACCCGGAGGACGGCTCCGGCAACTACGCGCTGGTGGGACGGCGCGCGCCCGGGACGGACGGGCCCGCGCTCGACCTGGCCCTGAAGCGGTTCGGCGCGCGGCTCCTGGAGCGCTTCCAGTACCCGCCGGCCTGGGACAAGTCCCGCCGGCCCGCGCTGACACCGCTGCGCGAGCACCTGCTCGGGCCGCTCCAGGCGCCGCTGCTCGCGACGCTCGCGGCCATGGCGGTGCTGCTGCTCATCGCCTGCGCCAACGTCGCCGCGCTGATGCTCGGGCAGGTGGACAGCCGCGCCACCGAGCTCGCCGTCCGCATGGCGCTCGGCGCCGACAGCCGCCGGATGACGCAGCAGCTGCTCGCGGAGGCGCTCCTCCTGGGGCTGGCCTCCGCCGGAGTCGGCGCCGTCATCGCCGCCCAGGGCTTCCGGCTGCTCACCGAGGCGCTGCCGCTGGGGCCGCTCGCGCCCCGGGGCTCGCTGGACTGGGGAGTGTTCTCCGCGGCCCTCGTACTGGCGCTCGTCGCGGCGTTCGGCGTGGCGCTGCTGCCGGCGCGCTCGCTGCGGAAGTCGGACCCGCAGCGCGCGCTGTCGAAGTCGCGCACGGGCGGCGTCGGCGCGCGCGGTGGAAGGACGGAGGGTGCGCTGGTGGTGGGGCAGGTGGCGCTCGCGGTGCTGCTGACGGCGGGGGCCGCGCTGCTGGTGCGCTCGGTGGCGAACCTGCGTGGCATCGACTCGGGGCTGGATACCGGCCGTGTGGCGGTGCTGGACGTGGTGATGGAGGGCAACGTCGCTCGCGAGGCGCGGCCCCGGCTGCTGGCGGACCTGGAAGCCACGCTCGCGACGCTGCCCGGAGTCCGCGCGGTGGGCATCACCCAGAAGCTGCCGCTGCGAGGCGCGGGTGAGGACTGGGGCCTCGCGATTGAGGGCAAGCCGGACCTGCCTGCCTCCACCACCTACGTGCGGCTGGTATCGCCCGGGTACTTCGAGGCCATCGGCATCCAGCTTCTCGACGGGCGACTGCTCAGTGCGAGCGACAGGGTAGACACGGAGCGCGCCGTGGTCATCAACCGCGCGCTCGCGAAGAAGTACTTCCCGGGAGAGAACCCCATCGGTCAGCGCATCAACATGGGGCTGGAGGGACTGGAGCGCATCGTCGGAGTGGTGGAGGACGTGGCGGAGGCGGGCCTCACCGACGGCTCCGTCCCCGCGCGCTACATGCTCCACGCGCAGGTGGCGGGCATGACGATGACGCGGCAGGCCCTGGTGCTGCGCGCGCAGCCGGGACATGACCCCGCGTCGCTGCTCGAGGCGGCCCGCCGCCAGCTTGCCGCCGCGGCGCCTTCCGTGGCCGTGCAGCGCGGCACCACGCTGGACGCGGTATTCGCGCAGGCCATTGGCCCCGCGCGGCAGGTGATGGCGGTCCTCACGTTCCTCACGGCGCTCGCGGTGGTGCTCGGCGCGGTGGGCGTCTATGGCGTCACCTCCCACTTCGTCCGCCGGCGCCAGCGAGACTTTGGCATCTGCATCGCGCTCGGGCTGCGGCCGTCGCGCGTGGTGGCGCAGGTGGTGGGGCGGGGTGGGAAGCTGGTGTTGCTCGGCAGCGCGCTCGGCACCGTCGCGGCGCTCGTGCTGGCGCGGCTGCTCTCCTCGTTCCTGTACGGGGTGAGCGCGGTGGACCCGCTGTCGCTCGTCGGCTCCACCCTGGGGCTGCTGGCCGTGGGGGTCGCCGCCGCGCTGCTGCCCGCGTGGCGCGCCAGTCGACTGGACCCTGCCGTCGTGTTCCGCGAAGGGTAG
- a CDS encoding PadR family transcriptional regulator codes for MPSPASSTSDVPLGTFEEQVMLAVVRTGRAPDEGGAYGMAVRRELELVAGREVAIGAVYATLDRLEAKGLVASERGEAGAGSSRRVFTLTPRGARALVDSREMRERLWRGVDLVPLLAGASTGRSS; via the coding sequence GTGCCGTCCCCAGCCAGCTCGACATCCGACGTGCCACTCGGCACCTTCGAGGAGCAGGTGATGCTCGCCGTGGTGCGCACCGGGCGTGCCCCCGACGAAGGCGGCGCCTACGGCATGGCCGTCCGCCGTGAGCTGGAGCTGGTGGCCGGGCGCGAGGTGGCCATTGGCGCGGTCTACGCCACGCTGGACCGGCTCGAAGCGAAGGGGCTGGTCGCCTCGGAGCGTGGCGAAGCGGGCGCCGGGAGCTCCCGCCGGGTCTTCACCCTCACGCCCCGGGGTGCACGGGCGCTGGTGGACTCGCGCGAGATGCGCGAGCGGCTGTGGCGCGGGGTGGACCTGGTGCCGCTGCTCGCCGGAGCGAGCACCGGCCGGAGCTCCTGA
- a CDS encoding serine hydrolase: protein MRHTLRRFALVALASCTGVALLTGADTRKPATEWLARPSEAARMARVEAGLAPVLIQGEAPINMTLERWMELYKIPGLSIAVFNKHALVWAKGYGVMQAGGEAPVTPETLFQAASISKPVTALAAMHHAEARKWSLDANINDSLVSWKLPENDFTKTEKVTLRRLLSHSAGTTVHGFPGYNVAGPMPTVEQVLDGVTPANTAPVRVDIVPGTKTRYSGGGTTIVQLMLMNQLKKPFPQIMRETVLAPLGLKHSTYEQPLPPDLASRAASGTLASGVSVEGQWHVYPEMGAAGLWTTPSDLSRIAIEVSKARAGKSTRVVSRAMAKQMLTKQSESFGLGFQLEGDADRFGHGGSNEGFQCNLTAFADSGSGVAIMTNSDNGYLLLDRLAASVAAEYGWKSYVPRPELPFVRVDLYARMKGTDAALAWYRSMKGNGAAGKLFPGDLNNLGYRLLREGQKTDAVKVFQANVELYPEDANVHDSLGEGYMEAGQKAEAISSYKKSLQLDSKNTNAVKMLEKLGAKP from the coding sequence ATGCGTCACACGCTTCGCCGCTTTGCTCTCGTTGCCCTCGCGAGCTGTACGGGAGTCGCGCTCCTCACCGGAGCCGACACCCGGAAGCCCGCCACGGAGTGGCTGGCCCGTCCGTCCGAAGCGGCCCGCATGGCGCGAGTGGAGGCGGGCCTGGCACCGGTCCTCATCCAGGGCGAGGCGCCCATCAACATGACGCTCGAGCGCTGGATGGAGCTCTACAAGATTCCGGGCCTGAGCATCGCCGTCTTCAACAAGCACGCCCTCGTCTGGGCCAAGGGCTATGGCGTGATGCAGGCCGGCGGCGAGGCCCCCGTCACGCCCGAGACGCTGTTCCAGGCCGCCTCCATCAGCAAGCCCGTCACCGCCCTGGCGGCGATGCACCACGCCGAGGCGAGGAAGTGGTCGCTCGACGCGAACATCAATGACTCGCTGGTGTCGTGGAAGCTCCCGGAGAATGATTTCACGAAGACGGAGAAGGTGACGCTGCGCCGCCTGCTCAGCCACAGCGCGGGCACGACGGTGCACGGCTTCCCGGGCTACAACGTGGCGGGGCCGATGCCGACGGTGGAGCAGGTGCTCGACGGGGTGACGCCCGCGAACACCGCCCCGGTGCGGGTGGACATCGTCCCCGGGACGAAGACGCGGTACAGCGGCGGCGGCACCACCATCGTCCAGTTGATGCTGATGAATCAGCTGAAGAAGCCGTTTCCGCAAATCATGCGAGAGACGGTGCTGGCGCCGCTCGGCCTGAAGCACAGCACCTACGAGCAGCCCCTGCCCCCGGACCTCGCCTCCAGGGCCGCCTCCGGCACGCTCGCCAGTGGCGTGAGCGTCGAGGGCCAGTGGCACGTCTACCCGGAGATGGGGGCCGCGGGACTGTGGACGACGCCGTCCGACCTCTCACGCATCGCAATCGAGGTGTCCAAGGCCCGGGCGGGCAAGTCCACCCGGGTGGTGTCACGGGCGATGGCGAAGCAGATGCTCACGAAGCAGTCGGAGTCGTTCGGGCTCGGCTTCCAGCTGGAGGGTGACGCCGACCGCTTCGGGCACGGCGGCTCGAACGAGGGCTTCCAGTGCAACCTGACCGCCTTCGCGGACTCGGGGAGCGGGGTGGCCATCATGACCAACTCGGACAACGGCTATCTGCTGCTGGACCGGCTCGCCGCCAGCGTGGCCGCGGAGTACGGCTGGAAGTCCTACGTCCCCCGCCCCGAGCTGCCCTTCGTCCGGGTGGACCTGTACGCGCGGATGAAGGGCACGGACGCCGCGCTCGCCTGGTACCGGTCGATGAAGGGGAACGGCGCGGCCGGCAAGCTGTTTCCGGGTGACTTGAACAACCTCGGCTACCGGCTGCTCCGGGAGGGACAGAAGACCGACGCCGTGAAGGTCTTCCAGGCGAACGTCGAGCTGTACCCCGAGGATGCGAATGTCCATGACAGCCTCGGCGAGGGCTACATGGAGGCGGGCCAGAAGGCGGAGGCCATCTCGAGCTACAAGAAGTCGCTCCAGCTGGACTCCAAGAACACCAACGCCGTGAAGATGCTCGAGAAGCTCGGCGCGAAGCCCTGA
- a CDS encoding SMP-30/gluconolactonase/LRE family protein yields MEDTSVAPLTARTRADLARTRWREASVARKEGLLEKAQALATEAQAVWPTQAAYAYGLAALSARLGDAAATARWLDVSADLGLGVDLGRDDSFARVLDAAPVRAAAGRLARNLEPLARSSVAFRLDEADFFPEGLACEARGEACYVASVRHRKVVRVGRDGRATEVVPPGQDGVLAALAVALSGDGRTLWVTSAAIPQMRGFTQGDEHLAWVHAFDLASGRLQRRLGFPAGTGPHAPGDVHVTSKGEVFVSDSQQPVLYRVPPTGDTLEVFASDPLFRSPQGVAESADGRTLYVADYSHGILAVDRASRKVAEVRPPTGGATVLGIDGLARHGDTLIGIQNGLQPARVIRMRLATEPLRIQAVEVMDRHLPEADQPTIGAVVGDELRYVANSQWEQYDDAGRLREGAVLTPPLILRLPLGNSSR; encoded by the coding sequence ATGGAGGACACGTCGGTTGCGCCCCTCACGGCCCGGACGCGCGCCGACCTGGCGCGCACGCGCTGGCGGGAGGCGTCCGTCGCCCGCAAAGAGGGGCTCCTCGAGAAGGCCCAGGCGCTCGCCACGGAGGCGCAGGCGGTGTGGCCCACCCAGGCGGCCTACGCCTACGGGCTCGCCGCGCTATCGGCCCGGCTTGGCGATGCGGCCGCCACGGCACGCTGGCTCGACGTGAGCGCCGACCTCGGGCTGGGCGTCGACCTCGGGCGGGATGACAGCTTCGCCAGGGTCCTCGACGCCGCCCCCGTCCGCGCCGCCGCCGGGCGGCTGGCCCGGAACCTGGAGCCGCTGGCACGCAGCAGCGTGGCGTTCCGGCTCGACGAGGCGGACTTCTTCCCCGAGGGCCTCGCGTGCGAGGCGCGGGGCGAGGCGTGCTACGTGGCCAGCGTGAGGCACCGCAAGGTGGTGCGCGTCGGGCGCGACGGGCGGGCCACGGAGGTGGTGCCCCCGGGCCAGGACGGAGTGCTCGCGGCCCTCGCCGTGGCCCTGTCTGGCGACGGGCGCACGCTGTGGGTGACGTCGGCCGCCATTCCCCAGATGCGGGGCTTCACCCAGGGGGATGAGCACCTCGCCTGGGTTCACGCCTTCGACCTCGCGTCCGGCCGGCTCCAGCGGCGGCTCGGCTTCCCCGCCGGGACGGGGCCTCATGCGCCAGGGGACGTCCACGTCACCTCGAAGGGAGAGGTGTTCGTCTCGGACAGCCAGCAGCCCGTGCTCTACCGTGTGCCTCCCACCGGCGACACGCTGGAGGTCTTCGCGAGCGACCCGCTCTTCCGCTCACCCCAGGGCGTCGCGGAGAGCGCGGACGGCCGCACCCTCTACGTGGCCGACTACTCCCACGGCATCCTCGCCGTGGACAGGGCGAGCCGGAAGGTCGCCGAAGTCAGACCGCCCACCGGAGGCGCGACGGTGCTCGGAATCGACGGGCTCGCGCGGCACGGAGACACCCTCATCGGAATCCAGAATGGACTCCAGCCCGCCCGGGTCATCCGGATGCGGCTCGCCACGGAGCCGCTGCGAATCCAGGCCGTGGAAGTGATGGACCGGCACCTCCCGGAAGCGGACCAGCCCACCATCGGCGCGGTGGTCGGCGATGAGCTGCGCTATGTCGCCAACAGCCAGTGGGAGCAATACGACGACGCGGGCCGGCTCCGGGAAGGCGCCGTCCTGACACCGCCGCTCATCCTCCGGCTCCCGCTGGGCAATTCCTCCCGTTAG
- a CDS encoding fibronectin type III domain-containing protein — MSVLRWFGRAASVVTAVLALGVFAACGGDESTSRSASADIKVMLGQALSADDVARIRVEVQGPGISTALGMDLVRDGATWNGTLENIPVGADRVFTATAYDSASTALYWGQAGPMAIQADRVAAVFLLLQQANFPPPFENEAPIIDSLTVSTNEVEPGGSITLTAAAHDNNPGDTLTYAWSAPGGTFSAPAAASTSWTAPATEGVQRIQLEVRDSKNAAATITVDLTVRNVGLSGRAAVTVRVNTWPEVSAMMGAPSVLSVGRTTLLAASVSDPDGDTVGFFWASSCEGTFDDFDSRTPTFTLSAAPPDARCIFTVYASDTLGGYHVGNLTLQVGSGPQVNMQRVPVVDSVSQSAQRAFVGELVTLGLTAHDPEGTALSVSWVASQGILLATRGSGGSASADWLAPACFDSPAEVTAIITDASGAATDVTFTVLPWPGPSCGAQTVLGRSSTYFVQDDGSVVSRPTDLSVTLIIAWVPTAEGSYTEHYGQGLRDGTFVIHDVESTPYLLQFGSTYYWTHGRTPDLSSPLPGRADLEPEPDDTLFNLNLDGLNPWDSEDDLQVSAFGAGLSYFARECASPPLEPVVGSTVFTGSTGYDASLFNCGNRVGRIDLARGDTVHVAQLTTRPSTVGGLDVVREARRGFQISSGSPGGSVVSGGGAVTLTGTLAPQPTSSRTVQINASEFEALLLAAHPRATLRNTHDMSVGALPQFMRFGTYAGWFDLARGSLFTPGQPLVTQELEVSDPFPASWTRFASNVAAGSMSYSVPLAGGGNSVPASFRFTVYTHGPFQDGSALLSPQVGPPRNLRLNGQDATVDGLQGLGESPLVTWDAPVLGVPTSYMVRLYRLSVSGTNGTLRSLMRSFITTDPQLRLPPGLLIPGRHYHLQVQANRRVGGDVSSPNLDAPWSSNAPAFTGRFQP, encoded by the coding sequence ATGTCTGTGTTGCGTTGGTTCGGGCGCGCCGCGTCAGTGGTGACGGCGGTGCTTGCCCTGGGAGTGTTCGCGGCCTGTGGTGGAGACGAGAGCACCTCGCGTTCGGCGAGCGCCGACATCAAGGTCATGCTCGGCCAGGCCCTGTCGGCCGATGACGTGGCGCGCATCCGCGTGGAGGTCCAGGGCCCGGGCATCTCCACCGCGCTGGGGATGGACCTCGTCCGCGACGGAGCCACGTGGAACGGCACGCTCGAAAACATCCCCGTCGGTGCGGACCGCGTCTTCACGGCGACCGCGTACGACTCGGCGTCCACCGCCCTCTACTGGGGCCAGGCGGGCCCGATGGCCATCCAGGCGGACCGCGTGGCCGCGGTCTTCCTGCTGTTGCAGCAAGCCAACTTTCCCCCTCCCTTCGAGAACGAGGCGCCCATCATCGACTCGCTCACGGTGTCCACCAACGAGGTGGAGCCGGGCGGTTCCATCACCCTCACGGCCGCCGCGCACGACAACAACCCGGGTGACACGCTGACCTACGCCTGGAGCGCGCCCGGGGGCACGTTCAGCGCCCCGGCCGCCGCGTCCACCTCGTGGACCGCGCCCGCCACCGAGGGCGTGCAGCGCATCCAGCTCGAGGTTCGCGACTCCAAGAACGCCGCCGCCACCATCACCGTCGACCTCACCGTGCGGAACGTGGGCCTGTCGGGACGGGCCGCGGTGACGGTGCGCGTCAACACCTGGCCGGAGGTGAGCGCGATGATGGGGGCGCCCTCCGTGCTCTCCGTGGGCCGGACGACGCTGCTGGCCGCCTCGGTCTCCGACCCGGATGGAGACACCGTGGGCTTCTTCTGGGCTTCCTCCTGTGAGGGCACCTTCGACGACTTCGACTCCCGCACCCCGACGTTCACCCTGAGCGCCGCGCCGCCCGACGCCCGGTGCATCTTCACCGTCTACGCCTCGGACACGCTGGGCGGATATCACGTAGGCAATCTCACCCTCCAGGTGGGCTCCGGCCCCCAGGTGAACATGCAGCGGGTCCCCGTCGTGGACAGCGTCTCCCAGTCCGCCCAGCGGGCCTTCGTGGGCGAGCTCGTGACGCTCGGACTCACCGCGCATGACCCGGAAGGCACGGCGCTGAGCGTCTCCTGGGTGGCCTCGCAGGGCATCCTCCTGGCCACTCGCGGCAGCGGTGGCTCGGCCTCCGCGGACTGGCTGGCCCCAGCCTGCTTCGACAGCCCCGCCGAGGTGACCGCCATCATCACCGACGCGAGCGGCGCCGCCACGGACGTGACGTTCACCGTCCTCCCGTGGCCCGGCCCCTCCTGCGGCGCGCAGACGGTCCTCGGCCGCAGCTCCACCTACTTCGTCCAGGACGACGGGTCCGTCGTCTCGCGTCCCACCGACCTGAGCGTGACGCTCATCATCGCCTGGGTGCCCACGGCGGAGGGCTCCTATACCGAGCACTACGGCCAGGGCCTGAGGGACGGCACCTTCGTCATCCACGACGTGGAGAGCACGCCCTACCTCCTGCAGTTCGGCTCGACCTACTACTGGACCCATGGCCGCACGCCGGACCTCAGCTCGCCGCTGCCGGGCCGCGCCGACCTGGAGCCGGAGCCGGACGACACGCTCTTCAACCTGAACCTGGACGGCCTCAATCCGTGGGACTCGGAGGATGACCTGCAGGTGAGCGCGTTCGGAGCAGGCCTCTCCTACTTCGCGCGGGAGTGTGCCTCTCCGCCCCTGGAGCCCGTGGTGGGCTCGACGGTCTTCACCGGCAGCACCGGGTACGACGCGTCCCTCTTCAACTGTGGCAACCGCGTCGGACGTATCGACCTGGCCCGCGGGGACACGGTGCACGTCGCCCAGCTGACGACGCGCCCTTCAACCGTGGGAGGGCTGGACGTGGTCCGGGAGGCCCGCCGGGGCTTCCAGATTTCGAGCGGGAGCCCGGGAGGCAGCGTGGTCTCCGGAGGCGGCGCGGTCACCCTGACCGGTACGCTCGCGCCCCAGCCCACCTCCTCGCGGACGGTGCAAATCAACGCCTCCGAGTTCGAGGCCCTGCTGCTCGCCGCCCATCCCCGCGCCACGCTGCGCAACACCCATGACATGAGTGTCGGCGCGCTGCCGCAGTTCATGCGGTTCGGCACCTACGCCGGCTGGTTCGACCTGGCTCGCGGCTCGCTCTTCACTCCCGGCCAGCCGCTCGTCACCCAGGAGCTGGAGGTTTCCGATCCCTTCCCCGCGTCGTGGACGCGGTTCGCCAGCAACGTCGCGGCGGGCTCCATGTCCTACTCGGTGCCGCTGGCGGGTGGCGGAAACTCCGTGCCGGCGTCGTTCCGGTTCACCGTCTACACGCATGGGCCGTTCCAGGATGGCTCGGCGCTGCTCAGCCCCCAGGTGGGCCCGCCGCGCAACCTGCGCCTCAACGGCCAGGACGCGACGGTGGACGGGCTGCAGGGCCTGGGGGAGTCGCCCCTGGTGACCTGGGATGCGCCGGTCCTGGGCGTGCCCACCTCGTACATGGTGCGCCTGTACCGGCTCTCCGTGTCGGGCACCAATGGGACGCTCCGCTCGCTGATGAGGTCCTTCATCACCACCGACCCCCAGCTCCGTCTCCCGCCAGGCCTCCTCATCCCCGGGCGGCACTACCACCTCCAGGTGCAGGCCAACCGGCGGGTCGGGGGTGATGTGAGCAGCCCGAACCTCGACGCGCCGTGGAGCTCCAACGCACCGGCGTTCACGGGCCGCTTCCAGCCCTGA
- a CDS encoding DUF1993 domain-containing protein encodes MTISMSSASVPIFVTMLGSLSKCLGKARAHAEAKKFDPNVLVTARLAPDMLPFKSQVQIACDSAKLCVARLSGVDAPVFEDNEASLPELEERIAKTLSWLESVPREKLDGTEEKQVSVPRRGKEPMQFAGEQYLKHFALPNFFFHVTTAYALLRHNGVDLGKADFLGGR; translated from the coding sequence ATGACGATTTCCATGTCCTCGGCCAGCGTGCCGATTTTCGTGACGATGCTCGGCAGCCTCTCGAAGTGTCTCGGCAAGGCCCGGGCCCACGCGGAGGCGAAGAAGTTCGACCCCAACGTGCTGGTGACGGCGCGGCTCGCGCCCGACATGCTGCCCTTCAAGAGTCAGGTGCAGATTGCCTGTGACTCGGCCAAGCTCTGCGTGGCGCGCCTCTCCGGGGTGGACGCACCGGTGTTCGAGGACAACGAGGCCTCGCTGCCCGAGCTCGAGGAGCGCATCGCGAAGACCCTGTCCTGGCTGGAGTCGGTGCCGCGCGAGAAGCTGGACGGCACCGAGGAGAAGCAGGTCAGCGTGCCACGGCGCGGCAAGGAGCCGATGCAGTTCGCCGGAGAGCAGTACCTGAAGCACTTCGCCCTGCCGAACTTCTTCTTCCACGTCACCACTGCGTACGCGCTGCTGCGCCACAATGGCGTGGACCTGGGCAAGGCGGACTTCCTCGGCGGGCGGTAG
- a CDS encoding endonuclease/exonuclease/phosphatase family protein, with amino-acid sequence MAVELRVASYNILADAYVKPEWFPHTPADTLLPRRRQEALARRIAGLDADIVCLQEVEPDSFAALQKALEPRGYVGVLALKQQGRPDGCAVFHRLERCLGHQAHYFKDRLEDGRISGHLALVVDFDVGGNRLRVACTHLRWDRPDRPVEQHQGMQEAAELLEELVLRDAEALWVVCGDFNAQPGEPLVRAFSEAGLIDAYEGRHQPTCNANGRAKAIDFLFHSRALRAQPVRLPELDDRTPLPSETEPSDHLPIAARLLRVEPGM; translated from the coding sequence ATGGCGGTCGAGCTTCGAGTTGCCTCGTACAACATCCTGGCTGACGCCTACGTCAAGCCCGAGTGGTTCCCGCACACGCCCGCGGACACCCTCCTGCCGCGGAGACGGCAGGAGGCGCTGGCTCGACGGATAGCGGGGCTGGACGCGGACATCGTCTGCCTGCAGGAGGTGGAGCCCGACAGCTTCGCCGCGCTCCAGAAGGCGCTGGAGCCGCGCGGGTACGTGGGCGTGCTGGCCCTGAAGCAGCAGGGCCGGCCCGACGGCTGCGCGGTGTTCCACCGCCTGGAGCGTTGCCTGGGCCACCAGGCCCATTACTTCAAGGACCGGTTGGAGGACGGGCGCATCTCCGGGCACCTGGCGCTGGTCGTGGACTTCGATGTCGGAGGAAACCGGCTGCGCGTGGCGTGCACTCACCTGCGCTGGGACCGGCCGGACCGGCCCGTGGAGCAGCACCAGGGGATGCAGGAGGCGGCCGAGCTGCTCGAGGAGTTGGTCCTGCGGGACGCGGAGGCCCTGTGGGTCGTGTGCGGCGACTTCAACGCGCAGCCCGGGGAGCCGCTGGTCCGAGCGTTCTCGGAGGCCGGGCTGATTGATGCCTACGAGGGGCGGCACCAGCCGACCTGCAACGCGAACGGCAGGGCCAAGGCCATCGACTTCCTCTTCCACTCGCGCGCGCTGCGGGCGCAGCCGGTCCGGCTGCCGGAGCTGGACGACCGGACGCCGCTGCCGTCGGAGACCGAGCCCTCCGACCACCTGCCGATTGCCGCGCGGCTGCTGCGCGTCGAGCCCGGCATGTGA